In Bacillus sp. NP247, one DNA window encodes the following:
- a CDS encoding FAD-binding oxidoreductase, which translates to MEITIERLVNELKDVLPEDQVVVNKTVRELHSKDESYHTSSLPDVVVYPKTAEEVSKIMKVASQHGKAVVPFGVGSSLEGHIIPYEKGITVDFSLMNKILEIREKDFIVRVQPGVTRSQLNKELKKYGLFFSVDPGADATLGGMAATNASGTTAVKYGVMRDQVRDLEVVLADGQVIHTGNLAAKSSSGYHLNGIFVGSEGTLGCFTELTLKVYGIPEHVMAARASFPTINDAVEAVINILQAGIPIARIELVDELSMKQVNHYNETNYREEPTLFLEFHGNEAGLTQDIEFTKEIVFDHKCKEVAFETETAARNKLWDARHNLAYSYVHSYPGKKLMSTDVCVPISELAGAIQNAKEALDKVGLVGGILGHVGDGNFHVLLMIDPNDKDEVKKADEINESIVLYALKRGGTCTGEHGVGIGKRKYQEEEHGAALLVMEKIKKALDPQNILNPNKILKLKDKG; encoded by the coding sequence ATGGAAATAACAATTGAACGTTTAGTAAATGAATTAAAGGATGTACTTCCTGAAGATCAAGTAGTGGTTAATAAGACAGTTAGAGAGTTACATAGTAAAGATGAATCTTACCATACTAGTAGTTTGCCAGATGTAGTTGTGTATCCGAAAACGGCTGAGGAAGTTAGCAAGATTATGAAAGTAGCGAGTCAGCATGGAAAGGCTGTCGTTCCATTTGGAGTAGGCTCCAGTTTAGAGGGCCATATAATTCCTTATGAAAAGGGGATTACGGTTGATTTTTCATTAATGAATAAAATACTTGAAATAAGAGAGAAAGATTTTATTGTGAGAGTGCAGCCAGGAGTGACTCGTTCTCAGCTCAATAAAGAATTGAAGAAATACGGTTTGTTTTTTAGTGTAGACCCCGGAGCAGATGCAACGTTAGGTGGAATGGCTGCTACGAATGCGAGCGGAACGACAGCGGTTAAGTATGGCGTAATGCGTGATCAAGTTCGTGATTTAGAAGTGGTGCTTGCTGATGGGCAAGTGATACATACTGGCAATTTAGCGGCGAAGTCATCATCAGGTTATCATTTAAATGGTATTTTCGTAGGATCAGAGGGTACGCTTGGATGCTTTACAGAGCTAACATTAAAAGTATACGGCATACCAGAACATGTTATGGCTGCGAGAGCATCGTTTCCAACTATAAATGATGCAGTAGAAGCTGTTATTAATATACTGCAAGCTGGCATTCCAATTGCGAGAATAGAACTTGTTGATGAATTATCTATGAAACAAGTAAATCATTATAATGAAACAAATTACAGAGAAGAACCAACACTGTTTTTAGAGTTTCACGGAAATGAAGCAGGGCTAACGCAAGATATCGAGTTTACGAAGGAAATTGTTTTTGATCATAAATGTAAAGAAGTCGCTTTTGAAACTGAAACTGCGGCAAGAAATAAATTATGGGATGCAAGACATAACTTAGCTTATTCTTACGTTCATAGTTATCCTGGTAAAAAGCTAATGAGCACAGATGTATGTGTGCCAATTTCAGAGTTAGCTGGCGCGATTCAAAATGCGAAAGAGGCATTAGATAAAGTTGGTCTTGTTGGTGGTATTCTTGGCCATGTAGGAGACGGGAATTTTCACGTGCTCTTAATGATTGATCCAAATGATAAAGATGAAGTGAAAAAAGCGGACGAAATAAATGAAAGTATTGTACTGTATGCTCTTAAACGAGGGGGAACGTGTACTGGAGAACACGGCGTTGGAATTGGAAAACGAAAGTATCAAGAAGAAGAACATGGGGCGGCATTATTAGTTATGGAGAAAATAAAGAAAGCTCTTGATCCGCAAAATATTTTGAATCCGAATAAAATTTTAAAGCTAAAAGATAAGGGCTGA